CGTGGGCTAATATACACCGGAAGCTTCTCTAAATAACTGCATAGCAGATGCGTACAAATGGGTCCACAATGAAGCATGCCGTGCcttttttctaaattagaaTTTACTAAACATGTGTCACCATGCATGAAATGCTTGTTGTTAGCAGAATTGAAGATAGCTttaggaaatcatttttgtcTGAATATTGCCATATCTCTCAACAGTCAACGCTCGCCAATTTTAAgtcattaatttaaaaattgatGGAATTTGTGAGCTGGAGGACAGTAAAACAACATTGTCGAGAAGACACTTGAGTGCAGGTGCCCCATTTGTGCAGTGTAAGAGGTTTTTATATGTCCTTTTAGATCAAGTAGTGTTTTCAAAGTCTCACCAGTGCCGAACTGGGTTGGTGTCAAAACTGATAGAAGATCGAACCTGTATCTGGTTTAACGGTGATGCAAAGGAAGGATCTAGATCTCTAGTTAGGTCATAAGTTACAGCAAACCATGGTAACTTTATGTATTTTGTGTTTCTGAGAAATGAAGTGTTACAGAGATTTGACTCTCCTTACTTGCAGATTCCGCTGGGGGTTGTTCTGGCTATCCCTCCTTTCAACTACCCAGTTAATCTCGCTGTTTCTAAGATTGCTCCTGCACTTATTGCTGGAAACTCAATAGTTCTGAAGCCACCGACCCAGGTTGGTTGATGCTGAGGATCGATCTATAATTGCTCTTCCCTGTTTCTTCTCATATTATTTGAGGTGGATTGTCTGTCCACCGACTGTTCATAAGATCGACATGCTAAATGAACTTTTGCCTCTATACTAAAGGGTGCTGTTGCTGCACTTCACATGGTGCATTGCTTTCACTTGGCTGGCTTCCCAAGAGGTCTCATCAGTTGTGTAACAGGAAAAGGTTCTGAGATTGGCGACTTCCTCACAATGCATCCTGGTGTCAGTTGTATCAGGTGATTCTTTCTATATCATTGCATCCTGTCCAAAAGGTCCTTAAATTTCTCAGCATGGGACTGCATCTTCAgagacattttttttcaaagtgaCTTCTTGTTGGAATGTGAGGGAAGGTTTGTTTTCATACCTCAAATTTGTGCGAATCAAAATACTTTAAGAGGGGATGTAACTCTCTTCCAGTTTGAGATCAATTGTATATCTGTCTTTAGGCATATTGCAGTTGCATGATCCGGCGATGCAACCCTTCTTCTCAGTTTCACAGGTGGGGACACTGGAATAGCTATCTCTAAGAAGGCAGGCATGATCCCGCTTCAGATGGAACTGGGTGGAAAAGATGCTTGTATCATTTTAGAAGATGCTGATTTAGACTTGGGTGCGGCTAATGTTGTCAAGGGAGGTTTCTCTTATAGGTAATCTTTTTGCTATTGTTCTTTAATAGGTAATTTTAAACTAAGAATGAGTTTCTGTTCTTAGCTATCACCACATACTTAAACTTTCGGTTGAGCTTGTAAGTTCAAGATCAATGCAATGGAAGATACTAAATCATTCGTTTATCTAACTATAGTTATGTTGCTTGGTTGCATTTGCTGCCAAAGGAGATATCTTGacatttaagtttttttataaTCAGTGGTCAAAGGTGCACCGCAGTGAAAGTTGTATTGGTTATGGAATCTGTAGCTGATGAACTTGTCGAGAAAGTGAATGCTAAAGTGCGGAAATTGACTGTGGGAGCTCCTGAGGATGACTGTGATATAACTCCAGTTGTGACGGAGTCTTCAGCCAACTTCATTGAAGGGTTGGTGATGGATGCCAAGCAGAAAGGAGCGACATTTTGTCAAGAGTACAGGAGGGAGGGTAATCTCATTTGGCCTCTATTATTGGATCACGTTCGACCCGATATGAGGATAGCATGGGAGGAGCCATTCGGTCCAGTTTTGCCGGTCATCCGAATTAACTCCGTcgaggaaggaattcaccattgtAATGCTAGCAACTTCGGTCTTCAGGTTTGACACTTGTTCTTATCCTTATTATTATCGCTGACAGATTGACCCGTGGTGTGACATATGTGTATTCTCGTTAGCTATATTTCTTTTATGTACAGAGTATAAAACTCTTTCCGAAAAAATGGATTATGCAAAATTGGAATAATTTCCACTGATTGTGACAAATGCCTGTTTTCTGCACAATGTGCATGTGTGTTGCAGGGGTGTGTCTTCACAAGAGATATAAACAAGGCGATACTGATTAGCGATGCAATGGAGACGGGAACTGTTCAGATAAATTCTGCCCCAGCTCGAGGACCTGATCACTTTCCTTTCCAGGTAATTTTCATTCCTCGCCAAACAAGGAGAGAAAAATCAGCACGGGTACTCAAATTACTGCCATTACCAATAGAAGCACTTGTACCAAATATACCGATAGGTTGTTAGTAACGAGTGCAATGTCAGGGAATATTAATAAGCAAGGATAAAATGCCTTTCCCGGGTCCTTTGGACAACGGAAGTTTGGATGAACTGAACTTCGACTTGGGAGGAATATTGTTATTTCATAGCCCATCTTTGAGGATCTAATCACCACCGAAACTGCCTTGGTTAGGGTTGCCGTGAAGAATCTAGTCTAAAAGGTCCTTTAGCTTGTGTGTATAATACCTCAGTCTTCTCAAAACATGAACAATGTTGCGGCAGGGCTTGAAGGACAGTGGAATTGGTTCACAAGGCATTACCAACAGCATCAATATGATGACGAAGATCAAGAGCACTGTTATCAATTTGCCCACACCTTCATATACGATGGGCTAATCGGTCGGCAGCCGCAACTCGTGGGTCGGAGCAGATGATGTTCATCGCCTTGTACTTGATGTTTCTCTGACCATCATAGTCGGTGAACTTGACGCGCTCATGCTGGTGTTATGTATGGGCATGCCTAGAAAGCGAGCATAATAAAGTCTTCGATGACTGCAGTGTAAATGCATCGGCGGCTCCAAAACTATAGCTATCGTTGAGCCTGTAATCATACCAGTAATCACGGTGAATAATATATATTAGCAGTGACTACTTACAATGCTGTCCAACAAAATTATGGGGATaattatataaaagaaatagcTATCAATCTATTCTacttgtgctaatttaattgtAAATCTTTTAACGTTCTACCAATTGTGTCCACTGGTTAAGTTAGGTcagaaattattgatgtggatgTCGGCCGACCAAAGTGGCACGGGCAACGCTAacgtttagatttttttaattattttacaaaattggattcttaataaaatttttattttctttccttttcttaacttttttttctagaCCAAGGGTTGGCAAGGGTTGCTAGCCAACCCTCATCAGCACTGGTGAGGGCTTGCGGGCCCTTGCTGTGGCCTCGAGGGTTGTCACGCCTAGATTCTAGGCGTTGCGGCCCTCATCCAAAGCAGGGGAGGGTGTCTTGGCCTTGCCTGTGAGCAATGACTCTTGCCGGTTCTCAGTAAAATAaagtaacaaaagaaaagaaaaataaagctgaaaaaaattattaaaacttACTAAAAAAATGTATACGCTAGTGCTAGGGACTGTCGGTGTCAACATCAGTGATTTCTTGCgtaaattgactggatggaccCAATCCCAAAACATGAAAAGCGTTGtaaataaattggcacaatgaAAAGCTTTAGGATTGGTATAGGACTAAATataaatgtaataagtttaagattttttttaataattttttcgatATTTCTGACTTAAAATAATAGAGATAACATTTTCCAAGGTCATTTGTATAGGctgttaaaattttatttttcgatcTTACGATATGATTTTACAAAGCCCTAGCTATTGTACTTAAAATCTTGATTCTAACATCCTTGACGATGATTTCCTTTCCAGTGTACGCGTGACACTGCAATGCAATCCACCTTTCATGAGATTGCGATGGAAGATTTTGGGGAATAAAATGGTTCTTGATCATCAAAATAGTTCTTTGATTGTTCAATAATCCTTTTATGGTCAAAACAATTTTAGGGTGACatcacttttcaaaaatattcttctcaaaatgattatttttcctCGTTATTTCATCTTTTAATCTTTGTAAGAAGCGTGCCAGAGCAATAATAATTTCTaaacaagaaaattttatcCACGAATCTAACGTAGCAGTCATGTCCATAATCCATGTTGTTGTCAAATACATATTACAATGCTTGCTCATGACAAGAGGTGTGAAATGGGTAGGTCAGGTTGGGTTTAAATCGAGTCGAATAATGGTctaacccatattgacccatttaatccgttttgacccattttcgtATAGTACAAATTTAATGACCCATACATAACCCAACCCATACTCGACCAATACAATATTGTTCAAacactttaatatttaatcaCATTTAGGAAAATTcgtttcttataaatttttgaaaaaaaaatattcctaaAACATTATGGACACTTTTATAATCtctacaaaaattaaattttttttttttattttttcttttctttcttcatcttttctcCCCCTATCGCCGGTAGCCCGACAACCAGTCACAAACACATCCGATTCCGGTGAGTTCGAGGCTTGGTGAATtttaaatgagttataaatagatttttttagtattttaataacattccaatttttaataatttgaaatttttaatattttattttaaaatttcttttcttcctattttgtttttcttcctgcTTGGCCGTCTCCTTGCCTTGGCCACCACCGGCCCACGACAGCCACCTGTGAGCCCGACCTTGTGCTTGCCTAGATCGAGTGAACCTAGAGCTCACAGGTCTCGGGCGAGCTCAACTTGCTGGGATCTACGAGCCTCAAGCTCACTTGCGCTTGGTCAATCTCTAGGCTCGGCCGATCCGGTGGCGGCCAAggcaagagaaaaaagaaaataggaagaaaaagaaagaaaagaaaagaacaaaattatttaaaaaaaactattaagataataatataaaaaaattcaaattttttaaaacattcacAGAACCTATTTATAACTACCTTAAGATAGTTATCTTAGctaatctatttatgacccatttaaagcATTTAAGATCCACCAAATTTTTAACTGACCCATTTAAGCACTTAAGCCAACTCATTTTTGACCCACCaccatcaaatatgggttaaagacccattttgccacctctactcGTGACTAAGCAGAGACAGAATTAGCTAGTTATAATCTAACTCCCAACATATTAAAAATCAACTCAAGAATTTTCTTTGAACTCGGATCCGACGTGTGAGGATTGTGACGTAGATAGTATACAATGAAGGGTAGGTTGTAATTTAGTTACACTTTATTGCGTTAGCTT
This genomic interval from Rhodamnia argentea isolate NSW1041297 chromosome 4, ASM2092103v1, whole genome shotgun sequence contains the following:
- the LOC115743540 gene encoding NADP-dependent glyceraldehyde-3-phosphate dehydrogenase-like, which encodes MAGSGVFAEIKDGDGVFRYYSDGEWKASASGKSVPIINPTTRNTHFKVQACTQEEVNKIVESARAAQKLWAKTPLWKRAELLHRAAAVLKEHKAPIAECLVKEIAKPAKDAVTEVVRSGDLISYCAEEGVRILGEGKFLVSDSFPGNERTKYCLTSKIPLGVVLAIPPFNYPVNLAVSKIAPALIAGNSIVLKPPTQGAVAALHMVHCFHLAGFPRGLISCVTGKGSEIGDFLTMHPGVSCISFTGGDTGIAISKKAGMIPLQMELGGKDACIILEDADLDLGAANVVKGGFSYSGQRCTAVKVVLVMESVADELVEKVNAKVRKLTVGAPEDDCDITPVVTESSANFIEGLVMDAKQKGATFCQEYRREGNLIWPLLLDHVRPDMRIAWEEPFGPVLPVIRINSVEEGIHHCNASNFGLQGCVFTRDINKAILISDAMETGTVQINSAPARGPDHFPFQGLKDSGIGSQGITNSINMMTKIKSTVINLPTPSYTMG